A window of Juglans regia cultivar Chandler chromosome 7, Walnut 2.0, whole genome shotgun sequence contains these coding sequences:
- the LOC109008425 gene encoding probable glucan endo-1,3-beta-glucosidase A6, with product MRGAMGDMGVVAVFLIFSLLRLSSAEISSKIGINYGTLGDNLPSPNRSVVHIQAMKAGRVKLYDANPEILQLLSGTKLQVYIMVPNNEISSIASNQTTADEWVINNVLPFYPDTMIRVLLVGNEVLSYYSDQDRQMWYDLVPAMHRIKNALKAQHINNIKVGTPLAMDIMQSSFPPSSGMFRHDLVDTVMVPLLQFLHDTKSFFFIDVYPYFPWSGNPSQISLDYALLKGNVRYMDPRNGLIYTNLLDQMLDSVIFAMTKLGFPGIRISISETGWPTAGDVEEPGANIRNAATYNRNLIQKITAKPAVGTPARPGVVIPTIIFSLYNENRKSGPGTERNWGLLRPDGTPVYDIDLTGKQNLLDYAPLPRARNNMPYRGQVWCVVARGADLMKLRPALAYACGEGNGTCDALKPGSECYEPVSVIRHASYAFSSYWARFRSQGATCYFNGLAVQTTRDPSRGSCKVPSVNL from the exons ATGAGAGGAGCAATGGGAGATATGGGTGTTGTTGCTGTCTTTCTGATCTTCTCTCTTCTCCGTCTCTCAA GTGCAGAAATTTCGAGTAAGATAGGCATAAACTACGGCACTTTAGGAGACAATCTGCCTTCTCCAAATCGATCCGTGGTGCACATTCAAGCTATGAAAGCCGGTCGCGTGAAACTCTACGATGCCAACCCCGAAATCTTGCAACTTCTGTCGGGAACTAAGCTCCAAGTTTACATCATGGTCCCAAACAACGAAATATCAAGCATTGCTTCCAACCAGACCACAGCCGATGAATGGGTCATAAACAATGTCCTTCCTTTTTATCCCGACACCATGATCCGTGTTCTGCTTGTTGGCAACGAGGTCTTAAGCTATTATTCGGACCAAGATCGGCAAATGTGGTACGATCTTGTCCCGGCCATGCACAGAATCAAGAACGCTCTCAAAGCTCAACACATCAACAACATCAAAGTTGGCACTCCGTTGGCCATGGACATAATGCAATCAAGTTTCCCTCCATCGAGCGGGATGTTCAGACATGATCTAGTGGACACCGTGATGGTGCCACTGCTGCAGTTCTTACACGACACCAAATCGTTCTTCTTCATCGATGTTTACCCTTATTTCCCGTGGTCGGGAAATCCTTCCCAGATTAGCCTTGATTACGCATTGCTCAAAGGAAATGTCCGGTACATGGACCCTAGAAATGGCTTGATCTACACAAATCTTCTGGACCAAATGCTTGATTCGGTGATCTTCGCCATGACAAAGCTAGGATTTCCGGGCATTCGGATTTCGATATCGGAAACGGGCTGGCCAACCGCTGGTGACGTAGAAGAACCAGGAGCAAATATACGCAATGCAGCCACCTACAACCGGAACCTCATACAAAAGATAACAGCAAAACCAGCCGTCGGGACCCCAGCTAGGCCCGGCGTTGTCATACCTACAATCATATTTTCGTTGTACAATGAGAATCGAAAGAGTGGTCCGGGGACGGAGAGGAACTGGGGCCTGTTGCGGCCGGACGGGACTCCGGTTTACGACATCGACCTGACCGGGAAGCAGAATCTATTGGATTATGCGCCGCTGCCCCGGGCGAGGAATAACATGCCCTATAGGGGCCAGGTTTGGTGCGTGGTGGCGAGAGGGGCGGATTTGATGAAGCTAAGGCCGGCATTGGCATATGCATGCGGAGAAGGTAACGGGACGTGCGATGCGCTTAAGCCAGGGAGCGAGTGTTACGAACCGGTGTCGGTGATTCGGCATGCGAGCTATGCATTTAGCTCGTACTGGGCGAGATTTCGGAGTCAGGGTGCGACTTGTTACTTCAACGGACTCGCGGTGCAAACGACTCGGGATCCCA GCCGTGGATCGTGCAAGGTCCCAAGTGTGAATCTTTGA
- the LOC109008424 gene encoding receptor-like kinase TMK4, whose amino-acid sequence MGPLRSLPRLTAFMFSVLITLSSFATADDAAVMSKLLAALKPAPSGWSATTSCCDWKNVKCDSSNRVTSINLASKSISGTLPSDLGSLTQLTSLSLQHNSFSGPLPSLANLSFLEHVYLDQNDFTSIPPDIFQGLTSLQTFSLDDNSNLPTWTIPTELTQATSLVTFYASNASVYGSLPDIFASFPSLRDLRLSYNNITGPLPKSFGGSGIRNLWLNNQQNGMSGTIDVLSSMTQLSQVWLQKNQFTGPIPDLSKCTSLFDLQLRDNQFTGVIPASLMSISSLKNISLSNNELQGPLPEFPNSVTSTIDGTNSFCKNTPGLCDSQVTTLLEVAAALGYPTKLANAWQDNNACDGWSFITCDSQGKITTVNFAKQGFSGTISPAFGNLTSLRTLALANNDLTGSIPDKLATLPDLQVLDVSNNNLNGSIPKFASTVKFTWTGNPLLGTTTPSSGSGAGTPTDSNSTTPSGSPAGTASGGTPVSPGMIAGIVIAVVIFVVAVLFVSIKCYLGKRHRKFGKVENPENGVEVVKNGIMGGVNGYGGVPSELQSQSSGDRSDLHVFEGGNVAISIQVLRQVTNNFSEENILGRGGFGVVYKGELHDGTKIAVKRMESVAVGTKGMNEFQAEIAVLTKVRHRHLVALLGYCVNGNERLLVYEYMPQGTLTQHLFDWLENGCSPLTWKQRVTIALDVARGVEYLHSLAQQSFIHRDLKPSNILLGDDMRAKVADFGLVKNAPDGKYSVETRLAGTFGYLAPEYAATGRVTTKVDVYAFGVVLMELITGRRALDDTVPDERSHLVTWFRRVQINKENIPKAIDQTLNPNEETMESIYKVAELAGHCTAREPYQRPDMGHAVNILSPLVEQWKPTCHEAEESYGIDLDMSLPQALQRWQANEGTSTMFNNISQTQSSIPSKPSGFADSFDSMDCR is encoded by the exons atggGTCCGCTGAGATCCCTGCCTCGTCTCACTGCCTTTATGTTCTCCGTTCTGATCACTCTTTCATCCTTCGCCACCGCCGATGACGCTGCTGTCATGTCCAAGCTCCTCGCTGCCCTCAAGCCCGCCCCGTCCGGCTGGTCCGCCACCACTAGCTGCTGCGACTGGAAGAACGTTAAATGCGATTCCAGCAACCGTGTAACCTCCATCAACTTGGCTTCTAAGTCGATCTCCGGCACTCTTCCCTCCGATCTCGGCTCTCTCACCCAgctcacgtctctctctctccaacatAACTCCTTCTCCGGACCCCTACCCTCCCTTGCCAACCTCTCCTTCCTCGAACATGTCTACCTTGACCAAAACGATTTCACCTCCATCCCGCCCGACATCTTCCAAGGACTCACCAGTCTGCAGACGTTTAGCTTGGACGACAACTCAAATCTTCCAACCTGGACCATCCCCACCGAGTTGACTCAGGCGACTAGCCTGGTTACGTTTTACGCCAGCAATGCCAGTGTTTATGGGTCCTTGCCGGATATCTTTGCCTCCTTCCCTAGTTTGAGGGATCTACGGCTTTCTTACAACAATATTACTGGCCCTCTGCCCAAATCTTTTGGAGGGTCCGGGATTCGGAACCTCTGGCTCAACAACCAGCAAAACGGGATGTCTGGTACCATCGACGTTTTGTCTTCAATGACCCAATTGAGCCAGGTATGGTTGCAGAAGAACCAGTTCACGGGTCCGATCCCGGACTTGTCGAAATGCACAAGCTTGTTTGATCTTCAGCTCCGCGACAACCAGTTCACCGGCGTCATCCCAGCTTCATTGATGTCGATCTCCAGCTTAAAGAACATTTCTTTGTCTAACAATGAGCTCCAAGGTCCTCTCCCAGAGTTTCCGAACAGTGTGACGAGCACTATTGACGGTACCAATAGCTTCTGTAAGAATACTCCAGGGCTTTGTGATTCGCAAGTGACGACATTGCTCGAGGTTGCAGCGGCGTTGGGGTATCCGACAAAGCTAGCGAATGCTTGGCAAGATAACAACGCATGCGACGGTTGGAGTTTCATTACCTGCGATTCGCAGGGGAAGATTACCACTGTAAATTTCGCGAAGCAGGGTTTTTCTGGGACGATCTCACCGGCCTTTGGGAATCTGACATCGTTGAGGACATTGGCTCTGGCAAATAACGATTTGACCGGTTCGATACCGGATAAATTGGCCACCTTACCGGACCTTCAAGTTCTTGACGTTTCAAATAATAACCTAAATGGGTCTATTCCGAAGTTCGCATCGACGGTGAAGTTTACTTGGACAGGTAATCCGTTGCTTGGAACGACTACCCCGAGCTCTGGAAGTGGAGCCGGAACTCCTACGGACTCGAATAGCACAACACCGAGTGGTTCTCCGGCTGGAACGGCATCTGGCGGTACTCCGGTCTCACCCGGTATGATTGCTGGTATAGTTATTGCTGTGGTAATTTTCGTTGTGGCTGTATTGTTTGTTTCGATTAAATGTTATCTTGGTAAGCGGCATAGGAAATTTGGGAAGGTGGAGAATCCTGAAAATGGGGTGGAAGTTGTTAAGAATGGCATAATGGGTGGTGTGAACGGGTATGGAGGAGTGCCTAGTGAATTGCAAAGTCAGAGCAGTGGTGATCGTAGTGATCTTCATGTTTTCGAGGGTGGAAATGTAGCTATTTCGATCCAAGTTCTTAGACAAGTAACTAACAATTTTAGTGAAGAAAACATTTTGGGTAGGGGAGGATTTGGAGTTGTCTACAAGGGAGAATTGCATGATGGTACTAAGATCGCTGTCAAGAGGATGGAATCTGTGGCAGTGGGTACTAAAGGAATGAATGAGTTTCAGGCAGAGATTGCTGTCCTTACCAAAGTTAGGCATAGGCATCTGGTTGCTCTTTTAGGATACTGCGTTAATGGCAATGAGAGGCTTCTTGTGTACGAGTACATGCCTCAGGGGACTTTGACACAGCATTTGTTCGATTGGCTTGAGAATGGGTGCTCTCCTCTTACTTGGAAGCAAAGGGTTACAATAGCATTGGATGTGGCGCGTGGAGTGGAATATCTCCACAGCTTAGCTCAACAAAGTTTCATTCATAGAGATTTAAAGCCCTCTAACATACTTCTTGGGGATGATATGAGAGCCAAGGTTGCGGATTTTGGTTTGGTTAAGAATGCGCCTGATGGCAAGTACTCTGTCGAGACGCGGTTGGCAGGGACATTTGGTTATCTCGCACCTGAGTATGCAG CTACTGGAAGAGTGACAACCAAAGTGGATGTATATGCATTTGGAGTGGTCTTGATGGAGCTGATTACTGGTAGAAGAGCCCTAGATGATACTGTGCCGGATGAGAGGTCTCATCTGGTCACGTGGTTCCGTAGGGTCCAAATCAACAAGGAGAACATCCCAAAGGCCATTGATCAAACTCTCAACCCTAACGAAGAGACCATGGAGAGCATATACAAAGTTGCTGAGCTGGCAGGACATTGCACTGCTCGCGAGCCATATCAAAGACCAGACATGGGCCACGCAGTCAACATCTTAAGTCCTCTTGTAGAGCAGTGGAAACCTACTTGTCACGAAGCAGAGGAGAGCTATGGCATTGATCTAGACATGAGCCTTCCTCAAGCATTGCAAAGATGGCAAGCGAATGAAGGTACTTCCACGATGTTCAACAATATATCTCAAACTCAATCAAGTATCCCCTCAAAACCTTCAGGGTTTGCAGACTCATTTGATTCAATGGATTGTCGatga